Sequence from the Parus major isolate Abel chromosome 1, Parus_major1.1, whole genome shotgun sequence genome:
ACTAATCCTAATGATGTCCTAAAGGTtcagaggctggagagctgaATTAATCTTTTCGGCCATTTACTGAAATTCGAGAAATTCCACTCAAACctgaggaaaaatttctttccctggAGGTGGTAAAGCCCTGCAActgctgcccagggacaccccaaaaccaccctAAAAATTCTGGGGTTCATCTATTTCAATATATTACAAACCCcacagaaagaatattttttttttctcctcctccattGACAGTTTGTCATCTCCaggcttgtttttgttttagttttttcctcttttttaaatacagaagcTTTTCAGTAATGGAATTTACAGtggataaaaaaatcaaaagacaaaaacttccttacaaagaataaaaaaaaacaaaaaggaaagcagaaagctgTAAGAGCTATCCTGTTTTAAGTGCTATAAAATGAGACAAAACAGTTTCCTGTTCTtgccagaagaaaaatgagaaaactaaagaaaaaaaaaaaaagaaaaaaagatagaaagCAGTGAGTGCAATTAAAAAGTGCTAAGTTGGCCAAGGTAATAcagttattttataaatgtgCATCACAGCTCTGCATTTACAAATCTTTTGACACAGCTTTAATCACTCAGATTTTACACACACTGGTAACTGATTACCTGTTATCTTCACTTAATGCTGACTGAGCTGTAACTGCCTGACTTCAAACACAGCCACCTGCCTGCCTTTGGTATAtttatacacagaaaaacaaaaggctaGTGCTGCAAAtggaaacaacaacaacaacaaaaaaaaccaaccaaaaaaaaccccaaaacaacgcaaaagggaataaagaaaaagccacCACAGGACAGGTTCTGCTTTCAGCAGAGGGAGGACAACACATTTCAAATGGTCTCGAAATAGGCTAAAGCTGAGTCGATCTTACAATTATAGCGTAAACAATGCCTGGGTTGTGGTTATgttgtttgaaaagaaaagaaaaaccaaaaaacctccaGAGACCTGTATCAACTTCTGTATGTTTAAGCCATACCCTTAAAAGTTCACTATTCACTCACAAAGAGAAGTAGACAAACATGAAGATTCCAAGCGAACAGACACAGACCAGTCCGGTATTTAGTAATAGTTTAACTTTTGGAGTCTCTTCCAGCATTTGTAAACAAACAGTCTCTTCCTCAACCTCCCGAACCACTCTCTTGTTTACGTTTTTACTTTTAAAGCCACAGAACCAATCTATGAATTTCAAATGTCTCTCCCTGTCGTCagtcccctcctcctcctcgtgctttttctcccccatcAGGGCCGCCTGTCCGTTGGAGTAACAATCCACGGGCGTCTCCACCTCGGAGTGGCTCACCGAGATCACCGGGTTGCTGTCATCCCTGCACGTCACCAGGAGGTTGATGTCCTCCGGCTTCACGTTTTTAATGTTCTCCTCTGACTTCCCGTTGGGAATGATGTGGTTGGCGTTCTCGTTGCACTTGAGGATGCTTTTCTCCTGCGCCTGGTACAGCTCCCCCTTGCCGGCGCTCTCCGGCGCGCCGCGCTTCCTCAGGGCCCAGAACGTGGTGGTCCGGACCTGCTCCTTGGTGGGCGGCGGCGTGAGCAGGCTCACCACGACCGTCACGGCCCCGGTGATCCAGAACAGGGCCGTGGCCACGTACATGTAATGGATGTTCTTGATGAAGCCGGGCCTGGTGTCCGGCTGGTCGCACTCGGGAGCGCGGTAGAAGAAGGCCAGGACCAGCCGGATGGCGCCCAGGACAAAGCCGGCCATGCCGCCGTAGAAAGCCCCCTGCTCGTTGCAACGCTTCCAGAAGATGGCCATGAGGAACAGGGCGGCCACCGGCGGGGTCAGGTAATCCGCCACCTCCTGGATGTACAGGTACATCTGCCCGCCCTGCATCTCCACGATGATGGGCACCCAGGCGATGCTGATCACCACCATGAAGGCCACGAAGATCCTGCCCACGATCATCAGCTCCCGGGAGGTCGCGCTCTTCCGGATCAGCTTGTAGACGTCGAGCGTGAAGATGGTGCTGGCGCTGTTGAAGATGGAGTCCAGGTCGCTCATCAGGGCGGCGATCATCACGGCCATCATGAGCCCGCGCAGCCCCACGGGCACCAGGTTCATCACCAGGCGCGGGTAGGCGATGTTGGAGCAGCCGGCCCTGCTCCCGCACACCTGGAAGCAGTGCTCGGGGTTGATGCAGGCGATGTCATCCACAAACAGGATGCGGGAGATCATCCCCGGCACCACGATGATGAACATGGGCAGCAGCTTCAAGAAGCCGGCCATGAGGGTGGAGCCTTTGGCATGAGCGATGTTTTTGGCGGCCAGAACTCTCTGCACTATGACTTGGTCGGCGCACCAGTACCACACCGAGGCCGGGGTCTGTCCCAGCAGAAATCCGGGCCAGGGAATGTCTTC
This genomic interval carries:
- the SLC5A3 gene encoding sodium/myo-inositol cotransporter — translated: MRASLEPADIAIVALYFVLVMCIGFFAMWKNNRSTVSGYFLAGRSMTWVAIGASLFVSNIGSEHFIGLAGSGAASGFAVGAWEFNALMLLQLLGWVFVPVYIRSGVYTMPEYLSKRFGGHRIQIYFAALSLILYIFTKLSVDLYSGALFIQESLGWNLYLSVILLIGMTALLTVTGGLVAVIYTDTLQALLMIVGALTLMIISLMEVGGFEEVKRRYMLASPNITSILLTYNISNANSCNVNPKPDSLKMLREPTDEDIPWPGFLLGQTPASVWYWCADQVIVQRVLAAKNIAHAKGSTLMAGFLKLLPMFIIVVPGMISRILFVDDIACINPEHCFQVCGSRAGCSNIAYPRLVMNLVPVGLRGLMMAVMIAALMSDLDSIFNSASTIFTLDVYKLIRKSATSRELMIVGRIFVAFMVVISIAWVPIIVEMQGGQMYLYIQEVADYLTPPVAALFLMAIFWKRCNEQGAFYGGMAGFVLGAIRLVLAFFYRAPECDQPDTRPGFIKNIHYMYVATALFWITGAVTVVVSLLTPPPTKEQVRTTTFWALRKRGAPESAGKGELYQAQEKSILKCNENANHIIPNGKSEENIKNVKPEDINLLVTCRDDSNPVISVSHSEVETPVDCYSNGQAALMGEKKHEEEEGTDDRERHLKFIDWFCGFKSKNVNKRVVREVEEETVCLQMLEETPKVKLLLNTGLVCVCSLGIFMFVYFSFLRQLRRSNAPWRL